TGCTTTTCATGTTACCCTCCAAAATTTGTACTGATTAACAAAATGCGCATGCCCGTCACAAGTATGTACGATATCTACTTAAATATGCTTATACGGCTTTAAAAGCCCCTCTTTTCCATCATTAGAAAAAAGGGGCCTGCTCACGATGTATGCAACCGGCTGCCTTGTAACTTGTACTTAGGCCCTTGGCTTTGCGTCCTTACTTTTCAATAAGTTTGCCTTTTCATTATGCTATTTTTTAAACACCTATAAACATCGGTTACAATACCGATTGGTATAATTATGGATTGGCTGAGATATTATGCTCTTTTTACCAATTATTAAGCTTCATGCATAGTTAATATAATACATTACTTTTATTGGTTGTTCAACAATTTATTTTGACAAATTATCAGCACTTTACATTATTATTTTGCACATTTTTGTCACTTTATAATATTAAGTGGAAGGGCAGCCATGGCTTAATTAAAAAGGAGTCGTAATACTTTTTAGTATTTATACAACTTTGTTTTCACATCCCGTTTAAAGGATGAGCTGTTTTTTCAGATGAATTGCACTTAACTTTACTGCTCATTTACTTGCAGCTTCACATATTTTTCATACTTTTTACAAATGTTCTTCACAATAAACCTTTATAATATATTCATGAACCAAGGATTTCCCTCTCCTTGTTAATATAGAAAAACTTTTCATCTTGGGGCTATTGTTAAAAAAAGAGGTCACCCTCCCTCAGAACCCCTCTAACAATAGCCCCACTCTTTTGTTTTCAATTCAGAACTTATGTACGGTTATTTTGTAACATCCGTATCGTGTTACTAAAGTGGCTTTCTTCTATTTTTGATATCCCTAATCCAAAATCATATTTTGTCCTAGACAAAGATAATAGTTTTGATAAAATTAAAGGATAAGTGTCTGGTGAATTTTGTGTAATCATCCCCTCCCTGATAAAATCCTTAAAAATGCCTGTTACCATAACAGTAACAAATCAAAAAGAGATACAACCTTGTGGAAGGGACACTGTACAAACCCGCTGATATATATGAAAGGAGGAAAATACTCTGCTCCTGTATAGGCAGTCGCATTTTTCCTTCGGAAAAACAAGGAGGAAAATCCTCTGCTCCTGTACAGGCAGTCGCATTTTTCCTTCGGAAAAACAAGGAGGATTAGATATGTCGAAACTGTTAGTGGTCGATGATGACCTTGATATGCTGACCCTGGTTCGCACTGCCTTAGAAAAGGATGGTCACCAAGTAGATACCGAAGCTGCTGCCGTCAACGTGCATCCAGCACGATGCCGGCTGTACGATCTTCTGCTGCTTGATGTAATGATGCCTGGAGAGGATGGATTTTCCCTTTGCAGCCGCATTCGTACCGAGGTGGACTGCCCCATCCTATTCTTAACCGCCAAGGCGGAAGACACCGCCCTTGTACAGGGCTTTGGCTTGGGCGCTGATGATTACATCAAAAAACCATTCAGCATTGCAGAACTGCGTGCACGGGTAAATGCCCACCTGCGGCGGGAGGTACGCCAGCCGACCCGCACTCTGAGCCGAGGCGGTGTTCGCTTTGATATACAGGCAAAAGTGGCCATCGTGGGCGAACGCACAATTCCCTTTACAAAGAGCGAATATGCTATCTGTGAGCATCTGGCCATGCACACCGGACAGGTGTTTACCAAAGAACAATTATACGAAGCGATTTTCGGCTATGATGCCGCAGGTGATTCCTCAGCCGTTGCGGAGCACATTAAAAATATCCGTGCCAAGCTGAAAGTGGGCGACATCAGCCCCATAGAAACTATTTGGGGGGTTGGCTATAAATGGAAAAAAAACAGCGTTCTGTAAGTCTTTCCTTTGTACTTTTGCGCTTTGCTATCGTTATGCTTGGGTGCATGCTAGTATGTTGCCTGATATGGTATATCGGTTTTGTACAGCTTCAAAACAAAGGTGTTATTTATCTGGGATACGTTTCCAACCAACAGGTGGAACAAATTTTGGCAGGAGAGCCAAAAACCTTTGTTTCTCCCGGTGACAATTTTTTGGCTGAATATGCATTGTTTGGCCAGAACGGTGCGGTAATGGAAAGCAACGTAGATGGAAAGAAGCTTGAAGGACTGACAAGATTTTACAGGAGGACATCTACAGTATACATGTCTCTCGGTACACCTACCCCGACGGAAGCACTGTAATCTTTCGCTGGCAATACAGGGCAGAGTTTGTCAATCCTGTGCTGCGCATTATGCTGCCCCCCTTTGAATACCTGTGGCTGGCCGCGCTTGGTGTGGCATGGGTGCTATGTCTGTTAATTAACACCCTGTGGCTCCGCCGGCACCTGGCCGTCAAGCTGAAACTGTTCACTGAGGTGAGCGAGAAAGTAGGTGCGCAGGAGTTAAATTTTGCAATTCCCCATGCAGGCATACTAGAGTACGACCAAGCGCTCGAGGCAATGGAGCACATGCGAAAAGCATTGTACAGTTCCCTCTCCTCCCAGTGGGCGGCACAACAAGAACGCGAGGCTGAAATTGAAGCACTCGCACATGATTTAAAAACCCCGCTCACTCTGGTGGGAGGCAATGCAGAGCTGCTAATGGATGAAGAACTGCCTGAGAGCAGCTTAAAAATTGTGAAAACAATTGTGGCAAGCAACGACCGGGCCAAGCAATATGTTGCCAGCCTGCTGGAAGCCTCTGCCGGTGCGGATGAGACATTTGAAAACACCAGTCTACCCTCCATGTTTGGCGAGCTTTGCCAAAGCACAATGGCTATTGCAAAAGCCAGAGGGGTTTGCCTGCAAACTCAAAACAACCTAGAGGGTGATGCAGTCATTCAGAAAGCCCATTTACTTCGTGCCTTCGGTAACGTGGTTCAGAATGCCATTGAGCATACGCCGGCGGGTGGAAATGTGTATATGGAAGGCAGCATGGTAGATGGCGGCGGCTGGCAAGTTGTTGTGCGTGATGAGGGTTCCGGTTTTAGCAAGGAGGCATTGCACCATGCAACCGAGCGCCTATGGCGAGGTGATGCAGCACGTGGTGCCAATGGACACAATGGCCTTGGCCTTTGGTTTGCAGCACAAGTAGCAAAAACCCATGCAGGACAACTAAACTTATCAAACTGCGATTTTGGTGGGAAGGTTACAATCAGGTTCCACTATGCCTCCAAGGAATTATAGGGAAAGATATTAAATAGTTTAAAACATAGCAATAGGGGTGGGATTCTTTAATCCCACCCCTATTATTTAAAATAAAACCGAAATATTAAAAATAAATACGATGACGAGTGCCTTAACCCTTAAGAAGAAAGTCATAAATTGAATTGAATTTTCCAATTTTAGCTTTATTGAAACTGAGCAAGTATTTTGCCCTCAGAATCAGCAACATACCAGGTGATACTAACATACCTGCCTCTCCATCCATTGCTGGTATCATTATAATCCATACATGTCACAGGAATCAGCAGATAATCACCGTATTTTTTAACACATGCACTATAGTCAAATTCCTTTTTTTGTTTATAGGAAATCTTAACAAATGATTTTTCCAAATTTTTTTTATTCGTTCCAGATGTAAAGCGGGATACCGTAATCAATTCTTTACCGTCTGACTTTGCGCAATACGTATCATTTCCTAGAATATTAAAGGAGTCTGTACCAGTGGTTTTGTATATATAAAAAGAAGTTTTACCAGTCTTTGTGTTGTATTGATAATGCTTCTCCTCACTATCCGTTCCGTTATAGAAGATACTACTGTCATTATGATATATCTGCTCCTCATATAACTGTTCTGCGATAACAGATTTTGTATTTGTACTGGAATCTAATTTTTTAAGTGTTCCGTACCAATAGTTGCCGGAACCCTCATGTGTACCATATTGATAATAAATATCTCCGTTTATTTTAGCTACATCGGACACGGTTGGAATCGTCCGCTCCATTACAATCTTGTCTGTGGTCAAAACTGTCAGCTTTGTCTGCTCCGGCATCAGTGTGTATAATGTCAGCTTCGATGAGGCTTCATTATATTGAGTAAAATACAGTGCGTTATCCAGCTTTTTCACAAAACGAACGGTCATGTTACCCGTATAAAGCAGTGTAGCTTTCTTGCTGTCATAATCTCTTTTATATAGCTTACTTTTATTGCCTTTAATAACGGTATAGTAAATACCACTGTCATCAAGACATTGCAAATAGCCATTACAAATAGTTTTTTTATCTTTGGCATCAATGGAAACGGAATACGTTTGATAAATATCTTTTTCTCCTATATAGCTGGTATAATACAGGGTATTATTATGTAGCATCATGTCTAAAATATCTTTTTTTGAAGAAATCAGCCTGGTTTTATTACCCGTAGCAACCTGAAACCGGTAAATGTCATATGTACATTCCTCACCGTCTACTCTCTGAATATAATAGATATTACCCTCATGTTCCAGCATAGGAGCATATTCATAGACCATTGCAGTAGTAGCTGCACTGGAAGCAGGGATATTCTGAGGTAGTAAAAAGCTAATTACTAAAAAGACTAAAATGAAACTAAGTATTTGTTTTGTTATTGTTTTCATTGCATTCTCCTTGTTCTAAATAGTTTATGTTATGTGTTATTTAAAAATATAGTCTAGGTTTATTCTATTTCTTGTTATGATTATTTTACATTGAGTATATATCATCCATATTTTAGTATATTATTACTTTCTTTTCAATTAGTATTTTGGGAGTATTAAACTTTTTCTAAGATATTCTTAATTTGTAGAAGCTTATGGGCAGTCTAATGACAATAAAAAGGAAAATACTTCCTGTATAAAAAATAGACCTGAGACAGGGAGGTAAAGGCGAACCGGTTCTTGGTTCACCCGCCTATCTAGGTCTGAATATTATTCTTCTGCGAGGTTTTCGCATGATTTCTTTTACGCCTTGTCAACGAGAATAAATGGGATTGCCCCTTGGATAAATATAGTAGACTACGGCAACACCCTCTTATTACTTATAATTCAACCCTGCCTTCTAATGCCCTTAACAGAGTGACCTCGTCAATATACTCTAAATCTCCTCCTACAGGCACTCCACTGGCAATGCGGCTTACCTTTATACCGCTTGGCTTTATCAGTTTACTGATATACATAGCCGTAGTTTCACCCTCTAGGCTTGAATTAGTGGCTATTATAACTTCATCTATCTCACCTTGCAGACGTAATATTAATTCCTTTAACTTAATATCATCTGGGCCGATTCCAAGCATGGGGGAGATAGCTCCATGGAGGACATGATAAACCCCTTCGTATCTTCCGGTCTTTTCATAGGCGGCTAAATCCCTTGGGTTTTCAACTACCATTATTGTATTTTTATTTCTTTTCTGACTGGCACAAATAGGGCAAAGTTCACTATCTGTTAAGGTAAAACAACTTGTACAATATCTGACATTTGCTTTCGCTGTGGTGATTGCCTGGGATAAATTGTTTACCTGATCCTGTGGCATATTTATTATATGAAAGGCAAGTCTCTGGGCAGTTTTTGCACCAATACCCGGAAGCCTTGACAATTCTTCTATTAACTTGCTTATCTGACTGCTATAGTAATCCATTGCTTCTTCTCCTTATCAGATATATCATACTTGAAAGTTTAAAACAATTCAAGGCAAGTTTGAAATCTTTATTCTCACCTTCTTCTCAAACTTATTTTTTTGTTATAATCAAGAGTATTATGTAATTCTACAATTACATTTTTAAGGCAGGGAAAGTTATGTCACAATGGTTATATCAAGACTTACAATTGGTAGTGCCTTAAAGAATCTTAGAAAGAAAGCCTGATTATCACAAGAACAAGTGGCTTCCCAGCTCCAAGTTATGGGTTGTAATGTTTCAAGAGCTATGTATGCACAAATGGAAACCGATTCTTATGGTATTCGTATCAGCGTTCTTGTGGCTCTTAAACAGATATTCAAGGCTGAATACAGCGATTTCTTCGCAGATTTACCATAATCGAGTAGGAGGTAGCTGATTAATTCAGCTACCGACCTCTCACACCACCGTACGTACGGTTCCGTATACGGCGGTTCTCTAGTTTACACAAACTTTCGAGTAATAATCAGAGAAATAAATAAATCCTAGATTACTTAATGTTTGGTTGTCTAGGCTTTTGCTTAGAATAGGGCTATTGGATATTCTCCAGTAGCCTTTTCTTGTGTTTGCATACTCCCATGCTTTCCATTCATTAACTCCATACTGTTTTATCCCTAAAGGTCGTTGTTTACCATCTGGCTTTGGAATGTAGACTCGTTTAACTGGTAACGGTTTATATTTCCCATTGACCAAGTCTTGTTGAATATCAAACAGGTATTCTTCGACTCCATACTCCTCAATCATTTCAAAGGTTATGCCATCAATACCCGCACTTCCCTTGTTTATCCTTACTTCTTTCCATGCCCGCCACAATATATCCAGGCGATAGATACGGTCATACAACGCATGAAATCTGCGTTGTTTATTCTTATTGGCTGCTAGGTATAGATTACGTTGAAGTTGTCGTGATTTTTCTATTGAGTGTTGTTGTCCTTTATCAGGCATGCACTATCCCTTACCTTCCCGTTAATCATGATTAAAGCAGAGTCCCTTTTCTCCCACTGTTTATCTTATCAGTGGTTCGTAGATACTATGGACTCCTCCGACTCCTCATATCGCTTCTTCAAGAATTTCGTGTGTACACTTATATCCTGAATTACATGTTTATGGAGCATGACGATATGAGGTCTCTTCTGTTCCATCACCAACTGTCTTAACATTCCGCTTCCTCTACACCGAAGGGTTCTTCAACGCTGCTTTTCCAGTATCTTCACGTCTTCCATGGTCTTCGTCAGAAAGTCAATGACTCGACTCCCTTTTGCCCTCTTACGAGGTCTAAGGTAACGATGCTACAGTATTCACTTAATGTTACAGACTGTTAATTTGCACCTATTTCACATAGGCATACCTCGCTTCAGCACAGTCAGTCACCCAAGAGCACTGGAGGCTTGCTACAAGGCTCACTGGCAATTACCTTGACCGGACTTTCACCGGTAAGCTGATGACAGCTTTCAGAACACACGACTTTCACCCGTTAGATTGCGCCCATGCTGGGCGCACGCAAAAAAGGCAGCAATCCATATTTCTATGGCTGCTGCCGTATTATCTGTACTGTATTCTTACCTTTATGTTTTATAGGCGATTGGTTCCGACACACAAAACAACAGTTTGGCAATTGACTATTTATGTTCTAATTAAAAAGGAAATCCACCGCCAAGTCCACCTAACCCTCCGGTTATCTGACCCATAGCAGCCTGTGATTCATCTTCCATCTTACGGAACGCTTCATTAGCAGCCGCCATAATTAAATCCTGAAGCATTTCAATATCATCCGGATCAACTACTTCTTTTGATAAAGTAACGGCTGTGATTTCTTTTTTACCGGATACTTTAATAGTAACCGCACCACCGCCAGCAGACGCTTCCCATTCTTTTTCTTCTATTTCCTTTGTTTTTTCTTCCATTTGCTTCTGCATTCTCTGCGCTTGTTTCATCAAATTATTCATATTGCCGGGCATTGCTCCACCCGGAAATCCACCACGTTTTGCCATAATAGTCTCCTTTAATTTTTATCTTCATATTTCATTCTTAATCTTCATATTTCATTCTTAATCTTCATATTCAATGGTTACATTCTTGATTATCTTAGAGATATCGGGTATATCCTCTAAGTTTTCCTTTCCCTGGGTCAGAAGCTTTGTCTGTACCTCCACTTCTTTCTTAATAACACTGCGGATTACATCCTTTAGCTCCTGCATATGCCCCTCTTGGGATATTAAATCCTTATCCATAGTATCCTGAAATACCAGTAATAAGGTATTGTTGTTTCCAACGGTTGGCCTTGCATTCATTAAAGAAACTTTGGTTAGCCTTGAAGTTCCGGCCACGATATTATGCCAGTTCCTGGCAACCTCCTGCAAATCCTCTGACACTGCCTGAGGCAGAATATCCGGAAGCTTTTCAACCGATTGTTTAGGCGGCGCCGTGATACCGGTATCGGACTTAGCCATAACTGCCTCTGCCGGTATACCATTTTCTATTCTGCTTTCTATGTTTTTCAGACGATTTAGTATATCTTCATAACTGTTGCCCATCTGAGGTCTGCAAAGTTTGATAATTGCAACTTCCACCATAACCCGCTTTTGTGTTGCATACTTTATCTGATTAGACAACTCAGAGAAGATACGTATATATCGAATCAGTGTATCTACATCCACTTTTTCGGCTTGTTCCCTTAATAAAACCAGATTATCAGTAGAAACCTCTATTACCTCTGAAATATCTTCTGAGGTCTTAACTAAAAGCAAATTTCTTAAATACCAGGTAAAATCAACCGTGAATTGTGATAACTCCCTGCCGCCTACGATAAGCTCCTCTAATAGAATCATGCAAGCAGCCACATCATTTTTGAGTATATTAGCAAGCAACCTGGCAAATACCTCTATATCTACGGCCCCAAGTACTTCCAACACCTTATCATAGGTCAGTTTCTGACCAAAATAAAAGGCTATGCATTGATCTAAAAGGCTCAAGGCATCACGCAAAGAACCATCCCCCATCCTTGCCACATAACGTATGGCTTTATCCTCCGCTTCTACGCCCTCCTGGCTTAAAAGATTAGAAAGTCTTGCCGCTATGGTATCAATGGTAATTCGTTTGAAATCATATCGCTGGCATCTGGAAAGTATGGTAATAGGTATCTTGTGTGCTTCTGTGGTTGCCAATATAAATACCACATAAGAAGGAGGTTCCTCCAGTGTCTTAAGCAGTGCATTAAACGCTCCTGCTGAAAGCATATGAACCTCGTCTATGATGTATACCTTGTATCTTCCCTCCGTGGGTGAATACCTTACTTCATCAACAATTTCACGAATATTATCTACACCGTTATTAGACGCCGCATCTATTTCAATCACATTCATAGATGTCTGGTTCTGTATGGATTTGCACATAGCACATTCATTACAGGGATTCCCGTCTATGGGATGCTCACAGTTAACAACTTTGCCCAGAATTTTTGCTATGGTTGTCTTACCAGTACCTCTTGTACCGCAAAATAAATAGGCATGACCTATTCTGTCCGCTTTTATTTGATTCTGTAATGTAGTTACAATATGGTCCTGTCCTTTTACATCATTAAAATCGCCAGGGCGGAATTTTCTATAAAGAGCAGTATACG
The nucleotide sequence above comes from Anaerocolumna cellulosilytica. Encoded proteins:
- a CDS encoding response regulator transcription factor codes for the protein MSKLLVVDDDLDMLTLVRTALEKDGHQVDTEAAAVNVHPARCRLYDLLLLDVMMPGEDGFSLCSRIRTEVDCPILFLTAKAEDTALVQGFGLGADDYIKKPFSIAELRARVNAHLRREVRQPTRTLSRGGVRFDIQAKVAIVGERTIPFTKSEYAICEHLAMHTGQVFTKEQLYEAIFGYDAAGDSSAVAEHIKNIRAKLKVGDISPIETIWGVGYKWKKNSVL
- a CDS encoding sensor histidine kinase, with protein sequence MLRIMLPPFEYLWLAALGVAWVLCLLINTLWLRRHLAVKLKLFTEVSEKVGAQELNFAIPHAGILEYDQALEAMEHMRKALYSSLSSQWAAQQEREAEIEALAHDLKTPLTLVGGNAELLMDEELPESSLKIVKTIVASNDRAKQYVASLLEASAGADETFENTSLPSMFGELCQSTMAIAKARGVCLQTQNNLEGDAVIQKAHLLRAFGNVVQNAIEHTPAGGNVYMEGSMVDGGGWQVVVRDEGSGFSKEALHHATERLWRGDAARGANGHNGLGLWFAAQVAKTHAGQLNLSNCDFGGKVTIRFHYASKEL
- a CDS encoding DUF5050 domain-containing protein; its protein translation is MKTITKQILSFILVFLVISFLLPQNIPASSAATTAMVYEYAPMLEHEGNIYYIQRVDGEECTYDIYRFQVATGNKTRLISSKKDILDMMLHNNTLYYTSYIGEKDIYQTYSVSIDAKDKKTICNGYLQCLDDSGIYYTVIKGNKSKLYKRDYDSKKATLLYTGNMTVRFVKKLDNALYFTQYNEASSKLTLYTLMPEQTKLTVLTTDKIVMERTIPTVSDVAKINGDIYYQYGTHEGSGNYWYGTLKKLDSSTNTKSVIAEQLYEEQIYHNDSSIFYNGTDSEEKHYQYNTKTGKTSFYIYKTTGTDSFNILGNDTYCAKSDGKELITVSRFTSGTNKKNLEKSFVKISYKQKKEFDYSACVKKYGDYLLIPVTCMDYNDTSNGWRGRYVSITWYVADSEGKILAQFQ
- the recR gene encoding recombination mediator RecR, whose product is MDYYSSQISKLIEELSRLPGIGAKTAQRLAFHIINMPQDQVNNLSQAITTAKANVRYCTSCFTLTDSELCPICASQKRNKNTIMVVENPRDLAAYEKTGRYEGVYHVLHGAISPMLGIGPDDIKLKELILRLQGEIDEVIIATNSSLEGETTAMYISKLIKPSGIKVSRIASGVPVGGDLEYIDEVTLLRALEGRVEL
- a CDS encoding reverse transcriptase family protein, with product MPDKGQQHSIEKSRQLQRNLYLAANKNKQRRFHALYDRIYRLDILWRAWKEVRINKGSAGIDGITFEMIEEYGVEEYLFDIQQDLVNGKYKPLPVKRVYIPKPDGKQRPLGIKQYGVNEWKAWEYANTRKGYWRISNSPILSKSLDNQTLSNLGFIYFSDYYSKVCVN
- a CDS encoding YbaB/EbfC family nucleoid-associated protein, coding for MAKRGGFPGGAMPGNMNNLMKQAQRMQKQMEEKTKEIEEKEWEASAGGGAVTIKVSGKKEITAVTLSKEVVDPDDIEMLQDLIMAAANEAFRKMEDESQAAMGQITGGLGGLGGGFPF
- the dnaX gene encoding DNA polymerase III subunit gamma/tau encodes the protein MSYTALYRKFRPGDFNDVKGQDHIVTTLQNQIKADRIGHAYLFCGTRGTGKTTIAKILGKVVNCEHPIDGNPCNECAMCKSIQNQTSMNVIEIDAASNNGVDNIREIVDEVRYSPTEGRYKVYIIDEVHMLSAGAFNALLKTLEEPPSYVVFILATTEAHKIPITILSRCQRYDFKRITIDTIAARLSNLLSQEGVEAEDKAIRYVARMGDGSLRDALSLLDQCIAFYFGQKLTYDKVLEVLGAVDIEVFARLLANILKNDVAACMILLEELIVGGRELSQFTVDFTWYLRNLLLVKTSEDISEVIEVSTDNLVLLREQAEKVDVDTLIRYIRIFSELSNQIKYATQKRVMVEVAIIKLCRPQMGNSYEDILNRLKNIESRIENGIPAEAVMAKSDTGITAPPKQSVEKLPDILPQAVSEDLQEVARNWHNIVAGTSRLTKVSLMNARPTVGNNNTLLLVFQDTMDKDLISQEGHMQELKDVIRSVIKKEVEVQTKLLTQGKENLEDIPDISKIIKNVTIEYED